The DNA region TATCGGCAAGACTCCCGCAAAATCCAGAAGCAAAGGAGGAAACTGCGCGACTCCATCAAAGGAACACCCTTATTTCGGAGCTATGAACGAATGGAGCAACTCGTTGTTGCGTGATTGATGTCACGATGAAGCATTATTTGGGTGGCTGTGTCTACATAAAGATTTACAAGTAGTGATTTTGGCATTGGTCATACAATTTGCTGAATCATCTTTTTAAATTGCACCCTATTTGCTGtgctcgtcgtcttcgagaAGCTCTCCTGCTCGACTAGAACCGAAGCTCTGATTTGCAAAAGCAAGGAATTGCTTAAATTTGCTATCGCCTTTGCCAACCGACATGCtctttgattttgttggtGTTTTGGGGGCTTTCCATATGGCCGAAAAATCTGAACTTTTTGATCGGAGAAGTGATCCGAACCCTCGTCTGGATTTAGTCGGTGAAACAACTAGAGCATTAGAGGCCAGTGTAGCTGTCCCGTGTGTGTTCCCGCGTTGGCCGCTGCGACGAGACTCAGGCCCCGATCTATGCTCATCATCTAGATCCGAGGAATTTTGACGGGTCGGTTTCCTTGGTAGCGAGTCGCGTCGTTCAGCAGCACGATTGATGACCTCAATAAGCTCAATGGAACCATCGTCAGATAAGATTTCATCTTCCTGGTCTTCTGTTGTACTCTCCACTTCTTCATTTGCCATTTCCTGGAAGCCGTCAGCAGTTGTAAAGTTCAATTGCATGAACTGGGTGGAAACTGAACGATCCATAATTTGGTCCGGAACTTCATATGGATTTATTGCCGGGCTGCGTTCTGTATGATAGCGATTGGGGCAGAACCAACTGTATGAAGTCGAGCTTTCTGAAGAACTCACAGAGTTCAGTGTATTCTCCAAGGTTCCTATTTGCAAGCCCTTGATGTCGGAACATGAAATGCTGCTAAACATTCTGTCGTGGGTAATTTCATGGGATAAATTTGGAAGTGACTTGTTCATGTTTGTCTTGCCCGTCCACTTGGACGAAATGCGAGAGCATCCGTTCGTCAACCAAAGCTTTTGGCTGCTTCGCGAAGAAATAGAACCAGCACTGACCGAGCGGTGGGGAGCCCGTGATATTGTCTCTCGACGACTTAATCCCAAAGTTGGTGTCCGCTTGAACCGAGAATCGCTCACGCGTATCTCCGGCTTAGACGTTGATGTCAGCTGAGATCTCTGCAAGGGAGCGACGCCAATCATTGATGGCCGCTTAAGAGGGCGAATTTGAATTTCTACGAAGCTTTTCGGGCTGTCTCGGGGACGTGAATTCTCCTTACTTGGTCTTATACTCATGTCGGCGGTGCTGTCTTGGCTACGTGGCTCCGTCCACCCATCCATTTCTATATTTGATATTTCGTGACCTTCGGGCAAAGAAGACAGTGATCCAGAGCCGTTCCAACTTGCTTCGCGAGTCTGCTTTTTTCTGCGGCCCGAAGATTTTTTAGCCCTAAACTTTTTTCTCCGTTGATCATGTTGCGGAGTATCATCCAGAGGCCCGCTCAATTCTAATAATGCTTCTGCGGAAAATGAAAGCTCCGGTGCTTCAATATCGTCAAACAGATGACGGGTTGTGCTAGGTGGTACCTCCAAGCAGTCCACTATTTCCTTGACGCTAAAACTGTCATCCGTAGGTTGGCCTCTCCAGTTGCAATCGTCAGATAAAGTAGTTTCGGTGGTGAACGAATCTTTATTTGTAGTGTGACTCCTGGCCTGAGGTGCCGAACTCTGGAACGAGCTGTTGTCCACCTTTGCAATCGGCCTCAAGAATTGCTCTCTTATTTTAGATGAAGTTTCCAACGCAGGGGTTTTATTGGTAGATTTAGTTTTCAGCAGGGTAGAGTGGTCGGGTTCATCACAACTCCACTCTAGGATTGAATAGTTCGAGCACACACTCCTTTCGTCAATCAGCATGCTTTGGCGCCTCAAATCATCACCTTTTAAATTGGTCTCTGGCAGATGGCCGCTATCAAAAAGTGTGTCGTCCTGGCTAGTAGATGTTTGAGGTGTTGGTGGACCAGTAGATGGAAGTGAGGAGGCTGGGGTCGATGGGCAGGGAGTGGATCGTCGGTGGTTGGAGC from Phaeodactylum tricornutum CCAP 1055/1 chromosome 23, whole genome shotgun sequence includes:
- a CDS encoding predicted protein; its protein translation is MMVHSPATSPLVRGGSRHHRLRKSHEKKFRSRSTYNSEVKVNGHALLNPSPAIASEKSTAGNKRKTVTKSRARVECTRGNLKWVIHVDTHGGHGGGKIKIVKGVETLESSTSSSDEPPRQALATESQHIVSQDLIDLASAQILRRKESRIEGHQLTAKPEENSVNRSSNHRRSTPCPSTPASSLPSTGPPTPQTSTSQDDTLFDSGHLPETNLKGDDLRRQSMLIDERSVCSNYSILEWSCDEPDHSTLLKTKSTNKTPALETSSKIREQFLRPIAKVDNSSFQSSAPQARSHTTNKDSFTTETTLSDDCNWRGQPTDDSFSVKEIVDCLEVPPSTTRHLFDDIEAPELSFSAEALLELSGPLDDTPQHDQRRKKFRAKKSSGRRKKQTREASWNGSGSLSSLPEGHEISNIEMDGWTEPRSQDSTADMSIRPSKENSRPRDSPKSFVEIQIRPLKRPSMIGVAPLQRSQLTSTSKPEIRVSDSRFKRTPTLGLSRRETISRAPHRSVSAGSISSRSSQKLWLTNGCSRISSKWTGKTNMNKSLPNLSHEITHDRMFSSISCSDIKGLQIGTLENTLNSVSSSESSTSYSWFCPNRYHTERSPAINPYEVPDQIMDRSVSTQFMQLNFTTADGFQEMANEEVESTTEDQEDEILSDDGSIELIEVINRAAERRDSLPRKPTRQNSSDLDDEHRSGPESRRSGQRGNTHGTATLASNALVVSPTKSRRGFGSLLRSKSSDFSAIWKAPKTPTKSKSMSVGKGDSKFKQFLAFANQSFGSSRAGELLEDDEHSK